In Monodelphis domestica isolate mMonDom1 chromosome 4, mMonDom1.pri, whole genome shotgun sequence, one DNA window encodes the following:
- the CKAP2 gene encoding cytoskeleton-associated protein 2 isoform X3 translates to MKEQRRQKLEEYLAKRKAISGLKLQEKQITSNSNCNRKTSGDPIQKVPKALKLTSTKMDDKENANRPIWRKIVPTVERNGAPLKSTNLLTNSTIDIDACYRENCDQIIQVPSNEDDPKIRNISLSQTFRLQRNTKEKQLIAEKLKQDTTFLKKPVLGSYRGRVVQSKVNSFRKPSTVTDESSMISKKTSATVLKTRPQSVSSTNLPVKGSQITSVSVSTKSNSTTTSQNKTAFQHSGKKQVDFIQNKEKEAIVRNSTNVTIRREPNKKIVPLSKPVLPNVKTNLNSGKKENEVQSKCRTSGAATTHVSEAKPASSFSTRFREDSKIVDKRRYTLTKAPISTGRTALTKESAEERRARLVEWQNDKRRVIKRSSTTGLTVPPAPPAPSNIELPKEKPLESFWTTIAEEDEQRLFTDKVNKIFSEYLNLINKGCPREEVLLTLKELIVKIPDAKKLVKYWVCLARLEPITSPIENIIAIYEEAILAGAQPMEEMRHALADILTMKSQVKGNDGENVDEVCSANEEIKKLCDEVLNQDKVDVDEASAEENSESKDKDHNTKNVKLQMVEREQEDKAEDSTSVLETPDKETSGSYVIKYNVSTTPYLQSVKKKMNFDENSASFKDLKFLTPVRRSRRLQEKFCKLPDMLKDHYPCVSSLEQLAELGSESSAYICRPNTALCTTSLEEEIKQTEMKL, encoded by the exons ATGAAAG AACAAAGAAGACAAAAACTTGAGGAATATCTTGCAAAGAGAAAAGCCATTTCTGGCTTAAAACTACAGGAAAAACAGATAACCAG caATAGTAACTGTAATAGAAAAACATCTGGAGACCCAATCCAGAAGGTACCAAAAGCTCTGAAGCTTACTAGCACCAAAATG GATGATAAAGAAAATGCTAATCGGCCTATATGGAGAAAAATTGTTCCAACAGTAGAAAGAAATGGCGCTCCTTTAAAATCTACCAATTTATTGACAAATTCAACCATAGATATTGATGCATGTTATCGTGAGAACTGTGATCAAATTATACAAGTGCCATCAAATGAAGATGACCCTAAAATTCGCAATATCTCACTTAGCCAAACCTTTCGCCTTCAAAGAAACACTAAGGAAAAACAACTCATTGCAGAGAAGTTGAAGCAAGATACTACTTTCCTAAAGAAACCAGTCCTTGGTTCTTATCGTGGTAGAGTTGTCCAATCTAAAGTTAATTCATTTCGAAAGCCATCAACAGTTACAGATGAAAGTTCTATGATAAGTAAGAAAACTTCAGCTACTGTTCTTAAAACAAGGCCTCAGTCTGTAAGTAGCACCAACTTACCTGTGAAAGGTAGTCAAATAACATCTGTTAGTGTTTCCACTAAATCCAATAGTACTACTACTTCCCAGAACAAAACAGCTTTTCAACATTCTGGGAAAAAGCAAGTTGACTTTATCCAGAACAAGGAGAAAGAAGCCATTGTTAGAAACTCTACCAATGTTACTATCCGAAGAGAGCCTAATAAAAAGATAGTACCTCTATCAAAGCCAGTACTACCAAATGTCAAGACAAACCTGAATTctggtaaaaaagaaaatgaagtacaATCAAAATGTAGGACATCAGGAGCTGCAACCACTCATGTTTCTGAAGCAAAACCTGCTTCATCTTTCAGTACCAGATTTAGGGAGGATTCCAAAATTGTTGATAAGAGAAGATACACTTTAACAAAAGCGCCTATCAGTACAGGAAGAACTGCTTTAACCAAAGAATCAGcagaagagagaag AGCTCGTCTGGTTGAGTGGCAAAATGACAAAAGAAGAGTAATTAAAAGATCATCTACAACTGGTCTGACTGTTCCACCTGCTCCACCTGCTCCATCCAACATCGAATTGCCAAAAGAAAAACCACTTGAATCTTTCTGGACCACCATTGCAGAAGAAGATGAGCAAAGATTATTCACTGATaaagttaacaaaatattttctgaatatttGAACTTAATTAATAAG GGATGTCCACGGGAAGAAGTACTTTTAACACTGAAAGAGCTCATTGTAAAAATTCCAGATGCCAAGAAACTTGTTAAGTATTGGGTATGCCTTGCACGCCTTGAACCAATTACAAGCCCTATTGAAAATATCATAGCAATCTATGAAGAAGCCATTCTTGCTGGGGCTCAG CCTATGGAAGAAATGCGACATGCACTTGCAGATATCCTAACGATGAAGAGTCAAGTGAAGGGTAATGATG GGGAGAATGTTGATGAGGTTTGTTCAGCTAAcgaagagataaaaaaattatGTGATGAAGTTTTAAATCAGGATAAAGTTGATGTAGATGAGGCATCAgcagaagaaaattcagaatcAAAAGATAAAGATCATAATACAAAGAATGTAAAACTACAGATGGTTGAAAGAGAGCAAGAGGATAAAGCGGAAGATTCAACAAGTGTTTTAGAGACTCCTGATAAGGAAACCAGCGGGTCttatgttattaaatataatgtGTCAACTACTCCATACTTGCAAAG TGtaaaaaagaagatgaattttGATGAAAATAGTGCTTCGTTTAAAGACTTGAAGTTTCTGACACCAGTGAGGCGTTCTCGACGTCTTCAGGAGAAGTTTTGTAAATTACCAGATATGTTAAAAGACCATTATCCCTGTGTTTCTTCACTGGAACAGTTAGCAGAATTGGGAAGTGAATCCAGTGCCTATATATGCCGTCCAAATACTGCATTATGTACAACTTCccttgaagaagaaataaaacaaacagaaatgaAACTTTAA
- the CKAP2 gene encoding cytoskeleton-associated protein 2 isoform X1: MSAITLHLPASQRSKPQFKEQRRQKLEEYLAKRKAISGLKLQEKQITSNSNCNRKTSGDPIQKVPKALKLTSTKMDDKENANRPIWRKIVPTVERNGAPLKSTNLLTNSTIDIDACYRENCDQIIQVPSNEDDPKIRNISLSQTFRLQRNTKEKQLIAEKLKQDTTFLKKPVLGSYRGRVVQSKVNSFRKPSTVTDESSMISKKTSATVLKTRPQSVSSTNLPVKGSQITSVSVSTKSNSTTTSQNKTAFQHSGKKQVDFIQNKEKEAIVRNSTNVTIRREPNKKIVPLSKPVLPNVKTNLNSGKKENEVQSKCRTSGAATTHVSEAKPASSFSTRFREDSKIVDKRRYTLTKAPISTGRTALTKESAEERRARLVEWQNDKRRVIKRSSTTGLTVPPAPPAPSNIELPKEKPLESFWTTIAEEDEQRLFTDKVNKIFSEYLNLINKGCPREEVLLTLKELIVKIPDAKKLVKYWVCLARLEPITSPIENIIAIYEEAILAGAQPMEEMRHALADILTMKSQVKGNDGENVDEVCSANEEIKKLCDEVLNQDKVDVDEASAEENSESKDKDHNTKNVKLQMVEREQEDKAEDSTSVLETPDKETSGSYVIKYNVSTTPYLQSVKKKMNFDENSASFKDLKFLTPVRRSRRLQEKFCKLPDMLKDHYPCVSSLEQLAELGSESSAYICRPNTALCTTSLEEEIKQTEMKL, encoded by the exons ATGAGTGCCATCACCCTGCACCTGCCTGCCAGTCAGAGGTCCAAGCCTCAGTTCAAAG AACAAAGAAGACAAAAACTTGAGGAATATCTTGCAAAGAGAAAAGCCATTTCTGGCTTAAAACTACAGGAAAAACAGATAACCAG caATAGTAACTGTAATAGAAAAACATCTGGAGACCCAATCCAGAAGGTACCAAAAGCTCTGAAGCTTACTAGCACCAAAATG GATGATAAAGAAAATGCTAATCGGCCTATATGGAGAAAAATTGTTCCAACAGTAGAAAGAAATGGCGCTCCTTTAAAATCTACCAATTTATTGACAAATTCAACCATAGATATTGATGCATGTTATCGTGAGAACTGTGATCAAATTATACAAGTGCCATCAAATGAAGATGACCCTAAAATTCGCAATATCTCACTTAGCCAAACCTTTCGCCTTCAAAGAAACACTAAGGAAAAACAACTCATTGCAGAGAAGTTGAAGCAAGATACTACTTTCCTAAAGAAACCAGTCCTTGGTTCTTATCGTGGTAGAGTTGTCCAATCTAAAGTTAATTCATTTCGAAAGCCATCAACAGTTACAGATGAAAGTTCTATGATAAGTAAGAAAACTTCAGCTACTGTTCTTAAAACAAGGCCTCAGTCTGTAAGTAGCACCAACTTACCTGTGAAAGGTAGTCAAATAACATCTGTTAGTGTTTCCACTAAATCCAATAGTACTACTACTTCCCAGAACAAAACAGCTTTTCAACATTCTGGGAAAAAGCAAGTTGACTTTATCCAGAACAAGGAGAAAGAAGCCATTGTTAGAAACTCTACCAATGTTACTATCCGAAGAGAGCCTAATAAAAAGATAGTACCTCTATCAAAGCCAGTACTACCAAATGTCAAGACAAACCTGAATTctggtaaaaaagaaaatgaagtacaATCAAAATGTAGGACATCAGGAGCTGCAACCACTCATGTTTCTGAAGCAAAACCTGCTTCATCTTTCAGTACCAGATTTAGGGAGGATTCCAAAATTGTTGATAAGAGAAGATACACTTTAACAAAAGCGCCTATCAGTACAGGAAGAACTGCTTTAACCAAAGAATCAGcagaagagagaag AGCTCGTCTGGTTGAGTGGCAAAATGACAAAAGAAGAGTAATTAAAAGATCATCTACAACTGGTCTGACTGTTCCACCTGCTCCACCTGCTCCATCCAACATCGAATTGCCAAAAGAAAAACCACTTGAATCTTTCTGGACCACCATTGCAGAAGAAGATGAGCAAAGATTATTCACTGATaaagttaacaaaatattttctgaatatttGAACTTAATTAATAAG GGATGTCCACGGGAAGAAGTACTTTTAACACTGAAAGAGCTCATTGTAAAAATTCCAGATGCCAAGAAACTTGTTAAGTATTGGGTATGCCTTGCACGCCTTGAACCAATTACAAGCCCTATTGAAAATATCATAGCAATCTATGAAGAAGCCATTCTTGCTGGGGCTCAG CCTATGGAAGAAATGCGACATGCACTTGCAGATATCCTAACGATGAAGAGTCAAGTGAAGGGTAATGATG GGGAGAATGTTGATGAGGTTTGTTCAGCTAAcgaagagataaaaaaattatGTGATGAAGTTTTAAATCAGGATAAAGTTGATGTAGATGAGGCATCAgcagaagaaaattcagaatcAAAAGATAAAGATCATAATACAAAGAATGTAAAACTACAGATGGTTGAAAGAGAGCAAGAGGATAAAGCGGAAGATTCAACAAGTGTTTTAGAGACTCCTGATAAGGAAACCAGCGGGTCttatgttattaaatataatgtGTCAACTACTCCATACTTGCAAAG TGtaaaaaagaagatgaattttGATGAAAATAGTGCTTCGTTTAAAGACTTGAAGTTTCTGACACCAGTGAGGCGTTCTCGACGTCTTCAGGAGAAGTTTTGTAAATTACCAGATATGTTAAAAGACCATTATCCCTGTGTTTCTTCACTGGAACAGTTAGCAGAATTGGGAAGTGAATCCAGTGCCTATATATGCCGTCCAAATACTGCATTATGTACAACTTCccttgaagaagaaataaaacaaacagaaatgaAACTTTAA
- the CKAP2 gene encoding cytoskeleton-associated protein 2 isoform X2 — MSAITLHLPASQRSKPQFKEQRRQKLEEYLAKRKAISGLKLQEKQITSNSNCNRKTSGDPIQKVPKALKLTSTKMDDKENANRPIWRKIVPTVERNGAPLKSTNLLTNSTIDIDACYRENCDQIIQVPSNEDDPKIRNISLSQTFRLQRNTKEKQLIAEKLKQDTTFLKKPVLGSYRGRVVQSKVNSFRKPSTVTDESSMISKKTSATVLKTRPQSVSSTNLPVKGSQITSVSVSTKSNSTTTSQNKTAFQHSGKKQVDFIQNKEKEAIVRNSTNVTIRREPNKKIVPLSKPVLPNVKTNLNSGKKENEVQSKCRTSGAATTHVSEAKPASSFSTRFREDSKIVDKRRYTLTKAPISTGRTALTKESAEERRARLVEWQNDKRRVIKRSSTTGLTVPPAPPAPSNIELPKEKPLESFWTTIAEEDEQRLFTDKVNKIFSEYLNLINKGCPREEVLLTLKELIVKIPDAKKLVKYWVCLARLEPITSPIENIIAIYEEAILAGAQPMEEMRHALADILTMKSQVKGENVDEVCSANEEIKKLCDEVLNQDKVDVDEASAEENSESKDKDHNTKNVKLQMVEREQEDKAEDSTSVLETPDKETSGSYVIKYNVSTTPYLQSVKKKMNFDENSASFKDLKFLTPVRRSRRLQEKFCKLPDMLKDHYPCVSSLEQLAELGSESSAYICRPNTALCTTSLEEEIKQTEMKL; from the exons ATGAGTGCCATCACCCTGCACCTGCCTGCCAGTCAGAGGTCCAAGCCTCAGTTCAAAG AACAAAGAAGACAAAAACTTGAGGAATATCTTGCAAAGAGAAAAGCCATTTCTGGCTTAAAACTACAGGAAAAACAGATAACCAG caATAGTAACTGTAATAGAAAAACATCTGGAGACCCAATCCAGAAGGTACCAAAAGCTCTGAAGCTTACTAGCACCAAAATG GATGATAAAGAAAATGCTAATCGGCCTATATGGAGAAAAATTGTTCCAACAGTAGAAAGAAATGGCGCTCCTTTAAAATCTACCAATTTATTGACAAATTCAACCATAGATATTGATGCATGTTATCGTGAGAACTGTGATCAAATTATACAAGTGCCATCAAATGAAGATGACCCTAAAATTCGCAATATCTCACTTAGCCAAACCTTTCGCCTTCAAAGAAACACTAAGGAAAAACAACTCATTGCAGAGAAGTTGAAGCAAGATACTACTTTCCTAAAGAAACCAGTCCTTGGTTCTTATCGTGGTAGAGTTGTCCAATCTAAAGTTAATTCATTTCGAAAGCCATCAACAGTTACAGATGAAAGTTCTATGATAAGTAAGAAAACTTCAGCTACTGTTCTTAAAACAAGGCCTCAGTCTGTAAGTAGCACCAACTTACCTGTGAAAGGTAGTCAAATAACATCTGTTAGTGTTTCCACTAAATCCAATAGTACTACTACTTCCCAGAACAAAACAGCTTTTCAACATTCTGGGAAAAAGCAAGTTGACTTTATCCAGAACAAGGAGAAAGAAGCCATTGTTAGAAACTCTACCAATGTTACTATCCGAAGAGAGCCTAATAAAAAGATAGTACCTCTATCAAAGCCAGTACTACCAAATGTCAAGACAAACCTGAATTctggtaaaaaagaaaatgaagtacaATCAAAATGTAGGACATCAGGAGCTGCAACCACTCATGTTTCTGAAGCAAAACCTGCTTCATCTTTCAGTACCAGATTTAGGGAGGATTCCAAAATTGTTGATAAGAGAAGATACACTTTAACAAAAGCGCCTATCAGTACAGGAAGAACTGCTTTAACCAAAGAATCAGcagaagagagaag AGCTCGTCTGGTTGAGTGGCAAAATGACAAAAGAAGAGTAATTAAAAGATCATCTACAACTGGTCTGACTGTTCCACCTGCTCCACCTGCTCCATCCAACATCGAATTGCCAAAAGAAAAACCACTTGAATCTTTCTGGACCACCATTGCAGAAGAAGATGAGCAAAGATTATTCACTGATaaagttaacaaaatattttctgaatatttGAACTTAATTAATAAG GGATGTCCACGGGAAGAAGTACTTTTAACACTGAAAGAGCTCATTGTAAAAATTCCAGATGCCAAGAAACTTGTTAAGTATTGGGTATGCCTTGCACGCCTTGAACCAATTACAAGCCCTATTGAAAATATCATAGCAATCTATGAAGAAGCCATTCTTGCTGGGGCTCAG CCTATGGAAGAAATGCGACATGCACTTGCAGATATCCTAACGATGAAGAGTCAAGTGAAGG GGGAGAATGTTGATGAGGTTTGTTCAGCTAAcgaagagataaaaaaattatGTGATGAAGTTTTAAATCAGGATAAAGTTGATGTAGATGAGGCATCAgcagaagaaaattcagaatcAAAAGATAAAGATCATAATACAAAGAATGTAAAACTACAGATGGTTGAAAGAGAGCAAGAGGATAAAGCGGAAGATTCAACAAGTGTTTTAGAGACTCCTGATAAGGAAACCAGCGGGTCttatgttattaaatataatgtGTCAACTACTCCATACTTGCAAAG TGtaaaaaagaagatgaattttGATGAAAATAGTGCTTCGTTTAAAGACTTGAAGTTTCTGACACCAGTGAGGCGTTCTCGACGTCTTCAGGAGAAGTTTTGTAAATTACCAGATATGTTAAAAGACCATTATCCCTGTGTTTCTTCACTGGAACAGTTAGCAGAATTGGGAAGTGAATCCAGTGCCTATATATGCCGTCCAAATACTGCATTATGTACAACTTCccttgaagaagaaataaaacaaacagaaatgaAACTTTAA